In a genomic window of Williamwhitmania taraxaci:
- a CDS encoding RecQ family ATP-dependent DNA helicase, whose amino-acid sequence MEQFNEILLRYWGYSQFRPMQKEIIQSVFEGKDTLALLPTGGGKSICFQVPAMAMEGICLVVSPLIALMKDQVENLEKKGIKALSVHSGMSRREIDIILENATTQRYKFLYLSPERLSTQLFTDKLRGMTVSMIAVDEAHCISQWGYDFRPNYMKISEIRELLPNVPILALTATATPAVVEDIQEKLRFRKKNIIKKSFERKNLVYVVRETEDKQKLLVKLIEKIPGCGIVYVRNRQSAKETAALLVKNGFSADYYHAGLGYEARSTKQNNWKQGKTRIIVSTNAFGMGIDKSDVRFVVHTDLPDSPEAYFQEAGRAGRDEKTAFAILLFSPSDRNKLEQRIETSFPPIEEIKLTYQSLCNYLQIPIGAGKDSVHDFKLQDFAAHYKFNALRAYNSLKILQMEGYLELTDEVNNPSKLMFIMERDELYKLQVANPDIDKIIKLLLRTYPGLFSGFVKIEEETLGKRAGIAGEKMQELLKQMERMRVIYYFPKKRTPLLIMMEERLDQKNIRISPETYLDRKTRFKQRIEATLQYAECTTVCRSQQLLAYFGETSGKPCGLCDVCKALATVGLTAEEERQIKSAIQKLLLDQPISAEALVDSIPFSPEKSLEIIRWLLDKSMIKTDNGLLYWSDAQ is encoded by the coding sequence ATGGAACAATTCAACGAAATTCTTCTCCGCTATTGGGGATACTCCCAATTTAGGCCTATGCAAAAGGAGATTATCCAATCTGTGTTCGAAGGAAAGGATACGCTGGCCTTACTGCCAACCGGCGGAGGAAAATCCATTTGCTTTCAAGTGCCAGCAATGGCAATGGAGGGTATTTGCCTTGTGGTATCCCCACTTATTGCACTCATGAAGGATCAGGTTGAGAATCTGGAAAAGAAGGGAATAAAGGCACTCTCAGTTCATTCGGGCATGAGCCGACGGGAGATTGATATTATTTTGGAAAATGCTACCACCCAGCGCTATAAATTTCTTTACCTCTCACCGGAACGTCTGAGCACCCAACTATTCACCGACAAACTTCGGGGGATGACCGTAAGCATGATTGCCGTAGACGAAGCGCATTGCATATCACAATGGGGCTACGACTTCAGGCCAAACTACATGAAGATTTCCGAAATACGTGAATTGCTGCCCAATGTCCCCATCCTTGCACTAACAGCAACGGCTACGCCTGCCGTGGTAGAAGATATTCAGGAAAAGCTCAGGTTTCGAAAGAAAAATATAATAAAGAAGAGTTTCGAACGAAAAAACTTGGTTTACGTGGTTCGGGAAACCGAGGACAAGCAGAAGTTGCTCGTGAAGCTCATTGAGAAGATTCCTGGTTGCGGTATTGTGTATGTTCGCAACCGGCAATCGGCAAAGGAAACGGCAGCACTCTTGGTAAAGAATGGTTTTTCGGCCGACTACTACCATGCAGGACTTGGCTATGAAGCGCGAAGCACAAAGCAAAACAACTGGAAGCAAGGAAAAACCCGAATCATAGTTTCCACTAACGCCTTCGGGATGGGAATCGATAAATCGGATGTGCGGTTTGTGGTCCACACCGATCTACCTGACTCTCCCGAAGCCTACTTTCAAGAGGCTGGAAGAGCTGGCCGTGATGAAAAAACAGCCTTTGCCATTTTACTATTCAGCCCATCGGACCGAAACAAGTTGGAGCAGCGCATCGAAACCTCCTTTCCTCCCATTGAAGAGATCAAACTCACTTACCAATCGCTGTGCAACTACCTCCAAATCCCCATTGGAGCAGGAAAAGATTCGGTGCACGACTTTAAATTACAAGATTTTGCAGCCCACTACAAATTCAATGCGCTGCGAGCCTACAATTCCTTGAAAATACTCCAAATGGAGGGCTACCTCGAACTCACGGATGAGGTAAATAATCCATCGAAACTCATGTTTATTATGGAGCGTGATGAGCTCTATAAGCTGCAAGTGGCCAACCCCGACATCGATAAAATAATAAAACTCCTACTGCGCACCTACCCCGGACTATTCTCTGGTTTTGTTAAAATAGAGGAAGAGACATTGGGCAAACGAGCCGGCATTGCCGGCGAAAAGATGCAAGAACTGCTAAAACAGATGGAGCGGATGCGTGTAATTTACTATTTTCCAAAGAAGCGTACACCACTGCTCATCATGATGGAGGAGCGGCTCGATCAGAAAAACATAAGAATTTCCCCTGAAACCTATCTCGACCGCAAAACAAGGTTTAAGCAGCGTATTGAAGCCACCCTTCAGTATGCCGAGTGCACAACCGTATGCCGAAGCCAACAGTTACTTGCATACTTTGGGGAAACTAGCGGCAAACCTTGCGGGCTTTGCGATGTGTGCAAGGCATTGGCAACGGTAGGTTTAACAGCAGAAGAGGAGCGTCAGATTAAATCCGCTATACAGAAATTACTCCTAGACCAACCTATATCGGCAGAAGCACTAGTAGATAGCATACCATTTTCGCCCGAAAAAAGTTTGGAAATAATACGCTGGCTGCTCGACAAGAGCATGATAAAAACCGATAACGGGCTACTTTATTGGAGCGATGCACAATAG
- the guaB gene encoding IMP dehydrogenase, with protein sequence MSFLNDKLVGEGLTFDDVLLVPAYSEVLPRNVDVSTRFSRNIELMAPIVSAAMDTVTESALAIAIAREGGIGVIHKNMSIEKQAAQVRAVKRAENGMIYDPITINKDSNVGDAIALMRDYKIGGIPVVDENKRLIGIVTNRDLRFQEDFKCPIIDVMTKENIITTGIETDLVRASAILQRHKIEKLPVVDENNKLVGLLTFKDITKIKDNPRASKDSKGRLRVAAGVGVTFDTMLRVDALADAQVDALVIDTAHGHTMGVVTMLKEVKAKYPNIDVVVGNIATAEAALMLAEAGADAVKVGIGPGSICTTRIIAGVGVPQLTAIYDVAKALRGKNVPIIADGGIRYSGDIVKAIAAGASTIMAGSLFAGTEESPGETIIFNGRKFKSYRGMGSVEAMQQGSKDRYFQDVEDDVSKLVPEGIAAQVPYKGTLSEVLYQLIGGLRAGMGYCGAANVTALMSARFVRITNSGILESHPHDVTITREAPNYSR encoded by the coding sequence ATGTCATTCCTAAACGATAAGCTGGTAGGCGAAGGACTCACCTTCGATGATGTACTGCTTGTTCCTGCCTACTCAGAGGTTTTGCCGCGAAACGTTGATGTATCAACACGGTTTAGCCGCAATATTGAGCTTATGGCTCCCATTGTTTCCGCAGCAATGGATACTGTTACCGAATCGGCCTTGGCCATTGCTATTGCTCGGGAAGGTGGTATTGGTGTGATTCACAAGAATATGAGCATCGAAAAGCAAGCTGCTCAGGTTCGTGCTGTGAAGCGTGCCGAAAACGGAATGATTTACGATCCAATTACTATTAATAAAGATTCCAATGTTGGCGACGCCATTGCGCTTATGCGCGACTACAAAATTGGTGGAATACCGGTTGTCGACGAAAACAAACGGCTAATTGGTATTGTCACCAACCGCGATTTGCGGTTCCAGGAGGACTTTAAGTGTCCTATTATCGATGTAATGACTAAGGAGAATATTATTACTACCGGTATTGAAACGGATTTAGTTCGTGCCTCGGCAATTCTTCAGCGCCATAAAATCGAGAAGTTGCCGGTTGTCGATGAAAATAATAAGTTGGTAGGGCTTCTTACCTTTAAGGATATTACTAAAATTAAGGATAATCCACGGGCTAGTAAAGATTCAAAGGGACGTTTAAGAGTGGCTGCTGGTGTGGGAGTTACTTTCGATACCATGCTCCGCGTTGATGCACTTGCCGATGCTCAGGTTGATGCTCTTGTTATTGATACTGCACACGGCCATACTATGGGCGTGGTAACCATGCTCAAGGAGGTTAAGGCTAAATACCCTAACATTGACGTGGTGGTAGGGAATATTGCTACAGCCGAGGCCGCCCTTATGCTTGCTGAGGCGGGTGCCGATGCGGTAAAGGTGGGCATTGGACCAGGTTCTATTTGCACCACCCGCATTATTGCAGGTGTTGGTGTACCGCAGCTTACAGCCATTTACGATGTGGCAAAGGCGCTTAGGGGTAAAAATGTTCCTATCATTGCCGACGGAGGGATTCGCTACTCTGGTGATATTGTTAAGGCAATTGCTGCTGGTGCCAGTACCATAATGGCTGGATCGTTATTTGCAGGGACAGAGGAGTCACCGGGCGAGACGATTATTTTTAATGGACGAAAGTTTAAGTCATATAGAGGGATGGGTTCCGTTGAGGCCATGCAGCAAGGATCTAAGGACCGTTACTTCCAAGATGTGGAGGATGATGTAAGCAAGTTAGTTCCCGAAGGTATTGCAGCACAGGTTCCATACAAGGGAACGCTCAGCGAAGTTCTCTACCAACTTATTGGTGGATTACGTGCAGGCATGGGCTACTGCGGTGCTGCTAATGTTACAGCCTTAATGAGTGCTCGATTCGTGCGTATCACTAACTCCGGAATATTGGAAAGCCATCCCCACGATGTAACTATCACCCGGGAAGCACCAAATTATTCTCGTTAG
- a CDS encoding peptidylprolyl isomerase, translating to MIKKILVVTILTFSLAVIARSQSLDKIALKINGKPITLGEFNYLFTKNRAANAAVDSQQLADYVKLFVDYKLKVEAVLSKKMDTTSAFRSELAGYRVQLASQYLTDTTADARVLNEAYGFMQYDLRASHILVALSPGATPSDTLTAYNRTLELRAMILANAPFDSLARAFSTDPSAKSNGGDLGYFTAFRMVYPFERAAYRLSVGEVSPPVRTKFGYHIIKLTDKRKARGEVKVAHIMVLIPRTGSETDWDNGLARISSVREKIMRGADFGQLAAEVSDDKGTAQSGGVLPQFGIGRILPTFADGAFALTTIGEVSMPIRSQAGWHLIKLLEKHPVGSFSDVKGELKEKISRDERILAGQTSFVATLKKKYGYKMNQQNIDAVANLLDTTFSVGKWSAEAALKMKKIVFAFANQKVSQYQFAQYLQTKQGQPIEDAKLFANEALIGLSAEKLLAYQSEKLEKTYPNFRFLMNEYHDGILLFDISDKTVWSKASKDSSGLVAFYERNKANYLRPLIANAAVAIFSDSTTAMYAKADLMEMDLNSMVLDSLKGLMLNKYQATNFSSGSYNPSDHQLISKVIPLVPGIHFLETGNQTSCLIIVKSVEKDYVPALDEIRGVVISGYQDELDHLWVKQLRLQYPVVVNWAVISTLVKK from the coding sequence ATGATTAAGAAAATTCTTGTAGTCACTATTTTGACCTTTAGCCTAGCAGTAATTGCTCGGTCTCAGTCTTTGGATAAGATAGCCCTGAAGATTAATGGAAAACCTATTACTCTTGGTGAGTTCAACTACCTTTTTACCAAAAATAGAGCAGCAAACGCAGCAGTCGATAGCCAACAGTTGGCCGATTATGTTAAACTTTTTGTTGACTACAAGCTTAAGGTTGAGGCAGTTTTATCTAAAAAGATGGATACCACCTCGGCCTTTCGCAGCGAACTGGCAGGATATCGGGTGCAACTGGCGTCACAATACCTTACTGATACCACCGCGGACGCTAGGGTGCTCAACGAAGCGTATGGTTTTATGCAGTATGATCTAAGGGCGTCGCACATCCTTGTTGCATTAAGTCCTGGGGCAACACCTTCCGATACTTTGACCGCATATAACCGAACTCTTGAACTTCGCGCAATGATTCTGGCCAATGCTCCTTTCGATTCACTCGCAAGAGCATTTTCAACCGATCCATCGGCAAAATCCAACGGAGGTGATCTTGGATATTTTACTGCATTCCGTATGGTATATCCTTTCGAACGCGCGGCCTATCGGTTATCGGTTGGTGAAGTGTCGCCTCCAGTGAGGACTAAGTTCGGGTATCATATTATTAAATTAACAGATAAGCGTAAGGCTAGGGGCGAGGTGAAAGTTGCCCATATTATGGTTCTAATTCCAAGAACTGGCAGTGAGACCGATTGGGACAATGGGCTGGCTCGCATTAGTTCGGTTAGAGAAAAGATAATGCGGGGTGCCGATTTCGGCCAGCTGGCTGCAGAAGTGTCCGATGATAAAGGAACTGCACAGAGTGGGGGCGTTCTTCCGCAATTTGGGATTGGTCGTATATTGCCCACGTTTGCGGATGGGGCTTTTGCGCTTACCACCATTGGCGAGGTTAGCATGCCTATTCGCTCACAGGCGGGTTGGCATTTAATTAAATTACTCGAAAAGCATCCTGTTGGCTCATTTAGTGACGTGAAGGGAGAGTTGAAGGAAAAAATATCGCGTGATGAGCGTATTCTTGCAGGGCAAACTAGTTTTGTTGCCACGCTGAAGAAGAAATATGGTTATAAGATGAACCAGCAAAACATCGATGCCGTTGCCAATCTTCTCGATACAACATTCTCAGTAGGTAAATGGAGTGCTGAGGCGGCACTGAAGATGAAGAAAATCGTGTTCGCATTTGCAAATCAGAAGGTATCGCAGTATCAGTTTGCTCAATATCTACAAACCAAGCAAGGTCAGCCTATTGAAGATGCAAAATTGTTTGCAAACGAGGCGTTAATTGGCCTGTCGGCTGAGAAGTTATTAGCCTACCAATCGGAGAAACTGGAAAAGACTTATCCGAACTTTCGCTTCTTGATGAACGAGTACCACGATGGTATTTTGCTTTTTGATATATCGGACAAAACCGTTTGGAGCAAAGCATCAAAGGATAGTTCGGGTCTAGTGGCATTTTATGAGCGGAACAAGGCAAATTACCTTCGCCCCTTGATTGCTAATGCTGCGGTTGCAATATTCTCCGATAGCACCACTGCCATGTATGCAAAGGCAGACTTAATGGAGATGGATTTAAATTCGATGGTTCTGGATTCATTGAAGGGACTTATGCTGAATAAATATCAAGCGACCAATTTCTCAAGTGGAAGTTATAACCCTAGCGATCATCAACTTATTTCGAAGGTTATTCCTTTAGTTCCCGGAATTCATTTCTTGGAAACCGGCAACCAAACGAGTTGCTTGATAATTGTAAAAAGTGTCGAAAAAGATTATGTTCCTGCTCTTGATGAAATTCGTGGAGTCGTTATTTCAGGTTATCAGGATGAACTCGACCATCTTTGGGTGAAGCAGTTGAGGTTGCAGTATCCGGTTGTAGTCAATTGGGCTGTGATCTCCACACTAGTAAAGAAATAG
- a CDS encoding peptidylprolyl isomerase produces the protein MNKVTKVLVSSCFALALLSTAAIAVAQKVSVDQVVAVVGSDAILLSEIEQEVMQMRAEGLPVNETSRCTILENMMIQKILLNQARIDSIIPNMAQVESQLEQRLAFFSNQLGSQKAVEEYFKKSIYDIKADLKESLRDQIQTQQMQSKVSEKVTITPSEVKAFYKQMPSDSLPMINQQYEILQIVKTPSAASQAKFNVKEKLLELRQRIVDGEKFSSLAILYSEDPGSARRGGELGFRSRGELVKPFADAGFNLKPGQVSQIVESEYGYHIIQLIEKKDDKVNVRHILMKVKFAPGEEMEAIRSLDSIATAIRHDSITFARAAMKYSDDKNTKVNGGLLVNSQAGSSKFEKDQLMPADYFALKELKEGEISSAFESRDETANVVYKIVSVKRILPAHKANIKDDYDVIQGIALRKLQQEFFLKWLDQKKKGMFIRIDPQFAKCDFKGEGWVK, from the coding sequence ATGAATAAAGTTACAAAAGTATTAGTTAGCTCTTGCTTTGCATTAGCACTTCTTTCAACGGCTGCTATTGCAGTGGCTCAGAAAGTCTCGGTAGACCAAGTTGTCGCCGTGGTCGGCTCCGACGCTATTCTACTTTCCGAAATTGAGCAGGAAGTAATGCAGATGCGGGCCGAAGGTTTACCGGTGAATGAAACCAGCCGATGCACTATTCTAGAGAATATGATGATTCAGAAAATACTTCTAAATCAAGCTCGGATTGACTCGATTATTCCGAATATGGCACAGGTGGAGTCTCAACTGGAGCAGCGCTTGGCTTTCTTTTCGAACCAGTTGGGATCGCAAAAGGCTGTTGAGGAGTATTTCAAAAAGTCTATCTATGATATTAAGGCCGATTTGAAGGAGTCGCTCCGCGATCAAATCCAAACGCAGCAAATGCAGTCGAAAGTTTCTGAAAAGGTAACCATTACCCCTTCGGAGGTGAAGGCTTTTTACAAGCAGATGCCATCGGATTCTTTGCCAATGATTAACCAACAATATGAGATACTTCAAATAGTTAAAACTCCCTCTGCTGCTTCGCAGGCAAAATTTAATGTAAAGGAGAAGTTGCTGGAACTAAGGCAGCGTATTGTGGATGGGGAAAAATTCTCCTCCTTGGCTATACTTTATTCTGAAGATCCAGGTTCTGCCCGCCGTGGTGGTGAGCTGGGTTTTCGTTCTCGGGGCGAGTTGGTAAAACCGTTTGCCGATGCAGGATTTAACCTAAAACCAGGTCAGGTTTCACAAATTGTGGAATCGGAATATGGTTACCATATTATTCAACTCATCGAAAAGAAGGATGACAAGGTGAATGTGCGCCATATCCTAATGAAGGTAAAATTTGCTCCTGGCGAGGAGATGGAGGCTATTCGATCACTCGACAGTATCGCCACTGCTATTCGTCACGATAGCATTACCTTTGCTCGTGCAGCTATGAAGTATTCCGATGACAAAAACACCAAGGTTAATGGTGGTCTGTTGGTGAATAGTCAAGCAGGATCTTCTAAATTCGAGAAGGATCAATTGATGCCTGCCGATTATTTCGCACTAAAGGAATTGAAGGAGGGAGAAATCTCATCGGCCTTTGAATCACGCGATGAAACAGCAAATGTTGTTTATAAAATAGTTTCTGTAAAGCGGATTCTCCCTGCGCACAAGGCCAATATTAAGGACGACTATGATGTAATTCAGGGTATTGCCCTTCGGAAACTTCAACAAGAATTCTTCCTTAAGTGGCTCGATCAGAAGAAAAAGGGCATGTTTATTCGTATTGATCCCCAGTTTGCCAAATGTGATTTCAAAGGAGAAGGTTGGGTGAAGTAG